A single genomic interval of Chloracidobacterium validum harbors:
- the mnmE gene encoding tRNA uridine-5-carboxymethylaminomethyl(34) synthesis GTPase MnmE encodes MPTYDWQDTIVAIATPPGHGSIGVVRISGDQAQSIGSTLFRGRRSLAKHPFRTLRGTFVDMAADETIDDGLAVYFPAPRSFTGEDVVELHAHGSPVVLRRIVACALREGARAARPGEFTLRAVRHGRLDLAQAEGIRDLIAAQTTYQARLAAQQARGALSTQLYAFKEQLLTTIVHLESAVEFVEEQLDTRSRTALVADLAELEAKLHGLAATYRTGRLVREGVSLAIIGRPNVGKSSLFNALLDTDRAIVTAIAGTTRDTLQETATIGDLPVRLIDTAGIRDTSDIVERMGVERSYTALADADVVLFVGDAAAGPHPDEKRVLDHLRQRQAICVVNKSDLVPAVDSFQKLLRQHHLDLPVVGVSAHTRAGLDQLKATIQQVAVGTTFDAGHDWLITEARHAAALTTAAAALRQARETLQAGHSEEVPLAGLHQALQALGDITGETNIEAIFDRVFATFCIGK; translated from the coding sequence ATGCCGACTTACGACTGGCAAGACACCATCGTTGCGATTGCCACCCCACCCGGACACGGCAGCATTGGTGTCGTTCGGATCAGCGGCGACCAGGCGCAGTCAATTGGCTCAACCTTGTTCCGCGGGCGGCGGTCACTGGCAAAGCATCCGTTCCGCACGCTCCGCGGCACCTTCGTTGACATGGCCGCTGATGAAACCATTGACGACGGCCTGGCCGTGTATTTTCCGGCGCCGCGTTCGTTCACCGGCGAGGACGTCGTTGAGCTGCACGCGCACGGCTCGCCAGTGGTGCTCCGGCGCATCGTCGCCTGCGCGTTGCGGGAAGGCGCGCGGGCCGCGCGTCCGGGAGAGTTTACCCTGCGCGCCGTCCGCCATGGACGCCTCGACCTGGCCCAGGCCGAAGGCATCCGCGACCTCATTGCTGCTCAAACGACCTACCAGGCGCGGCTGGCCGCGCAGCAGGCGCGTGGCGCGCTGTCCACCCAACTGTACGCCTTCAAGGAACAACTGCTGACGACCATCGTTCACCTGGAATCGGCGGTTGAGTTCGTCGAGGAGCAACTCGATACCCGCTCCCGGACGGCGCTCGTCGCGGACCTGGCCGAACTCGAAGCCAAGCTGCACGGCCTTGCCGCCACCTACCGCACCGGACGACTGGTTCGGGAAGGCGTCTCGCTGGCGATCATCGGTCGCCCGAATGTCGGCAAATCCAGCCTGTTCAACGCGCTTCTGGACACCGACCGCGCCATTGTCACTGCCATTGCCGGAACGACCCGCGACACGTTGCAGGAAACGGCTACGATTGGCGATTTGCCCGTTCGCCTGATTGACACGGCCGGCATCCGCGACACCTCCGACATCGTCGAACGCATGGGCGTCGAGCGAAGCTACACCGCCCTGGCCGACGCCGATGTGGTGTTGTTCGTGGGCGATGCCGCCGCCGGCCCGCACCCGGACGAAAAGCGCGTCCTTGACCACCTGCGCCAACGGCAAGCCATTTGCGTCGTCAACAAAAGCGACCTCGTGCCGGCCGTTGACTCGTTCCAGAAGCTACTGCGCCAGCATCACCTCGACTTGCCGGTGGTTGGGGTTTCGGCGCACACCCGCGCCGGCCTCGATCAGCTCAAGGCAACCATCCAGCAAGTTGCCGTCGGCACAACCTTCGACGCCGGCCATGACTGGCTCATCACCGAGGCGCGGCATGCCGCAGCCCTCACGACCGCCGCCGCTGCCCTTCGCCAGGCGCGGGAGACCCTTCAGGCCGGACACTCCGAGGAAGTCCCGCTGGCCGGCCTCCACCAGGCGCTTCAGGCGCTCGGCGACATCACCGGCGAAACGAACATCGAGGCGATTTTCGACCGGGTGTTTGCCACCTTCTGCATCGGCAAGTAA
- a CDS encoding arylesterase — protein sequence MRARYTGGFGLVIGGLVVSGVLGLSGCGRSGTDGPEALPVLAPPATETTAAPKARIVILGDSLTAGFGLERDKSYPALLQRKLDGAGLAYQVVNAGISGDTSAGGVERFDWSVEGDTRIVIIALGANDGLRGLPLDQLEANLRALIERSKARGANVILAGLKAPTEAGPDYGARFETIYRKLAQQYQIPLIPSLLEGVAGKANLNQKDGIHPNEEGAALVAENVWKVLEPVARQAATPTPQPQP from the coding sequence ATGCGCGCACGATACACCGGAGGGTTTGGACTGGTCATCGGGGGACTGGTCGTCAGTGGCGTTTTGGGATTGAGCGGGTGCGGCCGCTCCGGGACGGACGGCCCCGAAGCCCTGCCCGTCCTGGCTCCACCGGCGACCGAGACCACCGCCGCGCCCAAAGCCCGCATCGTCATTCTCGGTGACAGCCTCACGGCCGGATTTGGCCTGGAGCGCGATAAAAGCTACCCGGCGCTGCTTCAACGCAAACTCGACGGGGCCGGGTTGGCCTACCAGGTCGTCAATGCTGGTATCTCCGGCGACACCTCGGCCGGCGGCGTCGAGCGGTTTGATTGGTCGGTGGAAGGTGACACGCGGATTGTCATCATTGCTCTAGGTGCGAACGATGGCCTGCGGGGTCTGCCGCTGGACCAACTCGAAGCCAACCTGCGCGCGCTTATTGAACGTTCCAAGGCGCGGGGCGCCAACGTCATTCTGGCTGGACTCAAAGCGCCGACCGAGGCCGGCCCGGATTACGGCGCGCGTTTCGAGACGATTTATCGCAAGCTTGCCCAGCAGTACCAAATTCCGCTGATCCCTTCCCTGCTTGAAGGCGTTGCCGGCAAAGCTAACCTCAATCAGAAAGACGGTATTCACCCCAACGAAGAAGGTGCGGCCCTGGTCGCCGAAAATGTCTGGAAAGTGCTGGAGCCGGTCGCCCGGCAGGCCGCCACCCCGACGCCCCAGCCCCAACCGTAG
- a CDS encoding two-component regulator propeller domain-containing protein: protein MKRLLSVMSCFATLVLWNGLGWAQTRTPVHFRNLSIEHGLSQSTATCFLQDRTGFLWFGTADGLNRYDGYGFKVFRRDGRQPDSLAGNLVYAVCEDHTGVLWVGTSEGGLSRYDARTERFTRYAHHPDQPTSLYGGQVRSLCADRQGQLWIGTSEGLCRLDRERRHITRFPSADTQTPQALLGKRVLSLALDHAGRLWAGTSQGLSCYDPETGQFTHYRHNPAQPGTLGEGSVRALHVGRSGILWVGTQGGLCQFLPETGQFRRLSLDPRLASRSGSHAILSIYEDSLGTLWVGTYTAGLYRFNGGTQTFERVPVVSSETASLGGDRIWCIGEDSAQGLWIGTETGGVNCLSLRPRAFTSHLVYQPSRKQLSRRNVWAFAEDRDGNWWIGTEDGLLWHDRIADRQIPIPLPAQPLNGSCRVNALQIDSDNNLWVSYEQGLARVDGRTRRARPVPLAKELPADDILALALVASDQLWLGTPEGIYVIEPATGKTKTHFQPAPTSPTGLSAPLPWMIQRDRRGNVWVSSNRGLSRFESATQSITRFGCNPQDVNSLPTNEINAVHEDRRGQLWVATNGGGLCQLDPAGGQCVAYTTRDGLANDIVYGILEDDAGDLWLSTNHGLSRFSPDTKTFRNFDAQDGLQSNEFNSNAFFRTSTGAMLFGGIAGYTVFHPAHIFENQTPPPVIITGFRQLDQPESRPVPDDLALTYDANNFAFEFTALNYVNSEKNRYAYRLEGYDKGWIQAGTQRFASYTNLAPGAYVFRVRAANDAGVWNERGAALRLRIMPPPWKTWWAYTLYALAGAALLTIAFRFQMGRLRERAALTEARIRAEAAVQLEARNHELSRMNDELAQVNRELAQANDDLEQANQNLVASQQQADRIFSALAEALPGTTLDGKYHLEVKIGAGGFGVVFRARHLALNRPIAVKVFRPSSSNDSAEAIERFKREGVSASRLTHPHIVTVFDSGVSTDGIAYLAMELLIGHSLKDELRQRLRLALGEAMGIARDVADALTEAHRLGVIHRDIKPENIFLHQSTAGQVVKVVDFGIAKLTNADGQGPDAKLTQTGGLLGTPVYMSPEGIEGGTLDGRTDVYSLGILLFEMITGEPPFPSAKGHFWQVINAHLKTIPPRLHDLSPDVPPALSDLVARMLTKDPLRRPSAQEVKEQLTSLQATRPVVTTRPARPTHLAQPDTAHDTADLPTWLAPGEDGVG, encoded by the coding sequence GTGAAGCGACTTCTCAGCGTGATGAGTTGCTTTGCCACGCTGGTTTTGTGGAATGGGTTGGGTTGGGCGCAAACCCGAACCCCGGTCCACTTTCGCAATCTCTCCATCGAGCACGGGCTATCCCAGAGCACGGCGACCTGTTTTCTACAGGATCGAACCGGTTTTCTCTGGTTTGGGACGGCGGATGGTCTCAATCGTTATGACGGCTACGGGTTCAAGGTGTTTCGTCGTGACGGGCGCCAGCCCGACAGCCTGGCCGGCAACTTGGTCTATGCCGTGTGTGAAGACCACACTGGCGTGCTGTGGGTCGGCACGAGCGAGGGCGGACTCAGTCGCTATGACGCGCGCACCGAACGCTTCACCCGCTACGCCCATCACCCCGACCAGCCAACCAGCCTCTATGGCGGGCAGGTGCGCAGCCTTTGCGCAGACCGGCAAGGTCAACTCTGGATTGGCACTTCCGAAGGGCTGTGCCGCCTTGACCGTGAGCGGCGACACATCACCCGCTTCCCATCGGCAGACACCCAGACGCCACAGGCGTTGCTTGGAAAGCGCGTTCTGAGCCTGGCGCTTGACCACGCCGGGCGGCTTTGGGCCGGTACGTCCCAGGGACTGAGTTGCTACGACCCGGAAACCGGCCAGTTCACCCATTACCGGCACAACCCAGCCCAGCCCGGCACCCTTGGCGAAGGGAGCGTACGCGCCTTGCACGTGGGACGCAGTGGAATACTCTGGGTTGGAACGCAAGGGGGGCTATGCCAGTTTCTGCCGGAGACGGGCCAGTTCCGCCGGCTCTCGCTCGATCCACGACTGGCCTCCCGATCAGGCAGCCATGCGATTCTATCCATTTATGAGGACAGCCTGGGGACGCTGTGGGTAGGCACCTACACCGCCGGACTCTATCGCTTCAACGGCGGCACCCAAACCTTCGAGCGCGTTCCGGTCGTTTCGAGTGAAACGGCCAGCCTGGGCGGCGACCGTATTTGGTGCATTGGTGAAGACAGCGCCCAGGGTCTCTGGATTGGCACAGAGACGGGGGGCGTAAACTGCCTGAGCCTGCGCCCACGCGCCTTCACCTCACACCTCGTTTACCAGCCGAGCCGGAAGCAACTGAGCCGCCGCAACGTTTGGGCGTTCGCTGAAGACCGTGACGGCAACTGGTGGATTGGCACTGAGGATGGATTGCTCTGGCATGACCGGATAGCGGACCGGCAGATACCTATTCCACTTCCGGCCCAGCCCTTGAACGGGAGTTGCCGGGTCAATGCGCTTCAGATTGACTCGGACAATAACCTTTGGGTCAGCTATGAGCAGGGGTTGGCCCGTGTGGATGGCCGAACCCGGCGCGCCCGCCCCGTGCCGCTTGCAAAGGAGCTACCGGCGGATGACATTCTCGCGCTTGCGCTGGTCGCCAGCGACCAGCTCTGGTTAGGAACGCCAGAAGGCATCTATGTGATTGAGCCTGCCACCGGAAAAACCAAGACCCACTTCCAGCCTGCGCCCACATCGCCCACCGGTCTCAGCGCCCCGCTACCCTGGATGATTCAGCGGGATCGCCGTGGCAACGTTTGGGTCAGCAGCAACCGCGGCCTCAGCCGTTTTGAATCGGCAACCCAATCCATCACGCGGTTTGGATGCAACCCACAGGATGTCAATAGCCTTCCGACCAATGAAATCAACGCCGTTCATGAAGACCGGCGCGGACAGCTCTGGGTGGCAACCAACGGTGGCGGCCTCTGTCAACTCGACCCGGCCGGGGGGCAGTGCGTGGCCTACACCACCCGCGATGGACTGGCTAACGACATCGTGTATGGAATCCTGGAGGATGATGCCGGGGACTTGTGGTTGAGCACCAACCACGGACTGTCGCGCTTTTCACCCGACACGAAAACGTTTCGTAACTTTGACGCTCAAGACGGCCTCCAGAGCAACGAGTTCAACTCGAACGCTTTCTTCAGAACTTCGACCGGGGCGATGCTGTTTGGCGGCATTGCCGGCTACACGGTTTTCCACCCGGCGCATATCTTTGAAAACCAGACGCCGCCGCCGGTCATCATCACCGGTTTTCGCCAGCTCGATCAGCCCGAGAGCCGTCCCGTGCCGGATGACTTGGCGCTCACCTACGACGCCAACAACTTTGCCTTCGAGTTTACGGCGTTGAACTACGTCAACAGTGAAAAGAATCGCTATGCCTATCGTCTGGAAGGCTATGACAAGGGTTGGATTCAAGCCGGAACGCAGCGTTTCGCAAGCTACACCAACCTCGCCCCTGGCGCGTATGTCTTTCGCGTCCGGGCAGCCAACGATGCCGGCGTCTGGAATGAACGCGGCGCGGCACTCCGCCTGCGAATTATGCCGCCGCCCTGGAAAACCTGGTGGGCCTACACGCTTTATGCCCTCGCCGGGGCGGCCCTGCTGACCATCGCCTTCCGGTTTCAGATGGGACGCCTGCGCGAACGCGCCGCCCTGACCGAAGCCCGGATTCGGGCCGAAGCAGCCGTCCAGCTCGAAGCCCGCAACCACGAACTTTCGCGGATGAATGACGAACTGGCTCAGGTCAACCGTGAGCTGGCGCAGGCCAACGATGACCTGGAGCAAGCCAATCAAAACCTAGTCGCTTCACAGCAGCAAGCGGATCGTATCTTTTCAGCCCTGGCCGAAGCTCTCCCCGGAACGACACTCGACGGTAAATATCACCTTGAAGTCAAGATTGGCGCTGGGGGTTTTGGGGTGGTCTTTCGAGCGCGTCATCTGGCGCTCAACCGCCCGATTGCCGTCAAGGTCTTTCGCCCCTCCAGCAGCAACGACTCAGCCGAAGCGATTGAGCGCTTCAAGCGCGAAGGTGTCTCGGCATCACGCCTGACCCACCCACACATTGTCACGGTTTTCGATTCCGGCGTCTCAACCGATGGAATCGCCTACCTCGCCATGGAGTTGCTCATCGGGCATTCGCTCAAAGACGAACTGCGCCAGAGGCTTCGTCTTGCGCTTGGCGAAGCCATGGGCATTGCGCGGGACGTAGCCGACGCCCTCACCGAAGCTCACCGGCTAGGCGTCATCCACCGCGACATCAAACCAGAGAACATTTTTTTGCACCAGTCCACTGCCGGCCAGGTGGTCAAGGTCGTGGACTTTGGCATCGCCAAACTCACTAACGCGGACGGCCAGGGTCCAGACGCCAAACTAACCCAAACCGGCGGCTTGCTCGGCACACCTGTCTATATGTCACCGGAAGGCATCGAAGGCGGGACGCTCGACGGACGAACCGACGTGTACAGCCTGGGGATACTGCTCTTCGAGATGATCACGGGCGAGCCACCCTTCCCATCAGCCAAAGGACACTTTTGGCAAGTCATCAACGCACATTTGAAGACCATCCCGCCCCGGCTGCACGACCTGTCGCCAGATGTGCCACCGGCGCTGTCGGATTTGGTGGCCCGCATGCTCACGAAAGACCCGCTGCGGCGTCCGTCCGCTCAGGAAGTCAAAGAGCAACTGACGTCCCTTCAGGCGACCCGGCCAGTCGTGACGACACGCCCCGCCCGCCCCACGCACCTTGCACAACCAGACACCGCCCATGACACCGCCGACCTGCCGACTTGGCTAGCACCGGGCGAAGATGGCGTTGGCTGA
- a CDS encoding ABC transporter ATP-binding protein — protein sequence MIELKELSKQAISGQSRLTILHPLDLLIPAGQFVAILGPSGSGKSTLLGLMAGLDTPTTGDVILAGTSITRLGEDALAAFRSRTIGFIFQAFHLVPTATALENVQIPMEIVGRRDAKRRARDLLAAVGLSEREHHYPSQLSGGEQQRVAIARAFANEPSILLADEPTGNLDYTNGMRIFELLRQLNQEAGTTLVMVTHNEELARAADRAITLRDGRVVRDNPTLSIEPLPSG from the coding sequence ATGATTGAACTGAAAGAACTCTCAAAGCAAGCCATCAGTGGACAAAGTCGGTTGACCATTCTCCATCCGCTCGACCTGCTGATTCCAGCCGGGCAATTCGTGGCCATTCTGGGGCCTTCCGGCAGTGGGAAGTCCACCCTTCTGGGGCTGATGGCCGGATTGGACACCCCGACGACCGGCGATGTCATTCTGGCCGGAACCTCCATCACCCGCCTTGGCGAAGATGCGCTGGCGGCATTTCGGAGTCGGACCATCGGATTTATTTTTCAGGCGTTTCACCTCGTGCCGACGGCAACGGCGCTGGAAAACGTCCAGATTCCCATGGAGATTGTCGGGCGGCGGGACGCCAAACGGCGGGCCAGGGACCTCCTTGCCGCCGTCGGCCTGAGTGAGCGTGAACATCATTATCCATCCCAGCTTTCGGGCGGAGAGCAGCAGCGCGTGGCGATTGCCCGCGCCTTTGCCAATGAGCCATCCATCCTCCTGGCGGATGAGCCGACCGGCAACCTCGACTACACCAACGGCATGCGGATTTTCGAGCTGCTGCGCCAGCTCAACCAAGAGGCTGGGACGACGCTCGTCATGGTGACGCACAACGAAGAACTCGCGCGCGCGGCTGACCGGGCCATCACGTTGCGCGATGGGCGGGTGGTCCGCGACAACCCCACGCTCTCCATCGAACCCCTCCCATCCGGTTAG
- a CDS encoding LysR family transcriptional regulator, which translates to MELSYLEVFTAVVEEKHFSRAATRLARTQAAVSQTIKKLESDLGAALLDRNSKGVTPTQAGRLLYDYARRLLDLRDETLHAMHQLDALTAGRLVIGANEQTVTYILPWLERFIRAHPGVQVEVKRCRASDVPSEVLRHGVELGVISFAPPEDGLRAVTIATDAVALVTAPEHPLAGRGEVSIRELGQEVFIAHNIVSRYRLQVVEAFARHRTPLRIAVELPSIEAIKRMVEAGIGVSILPRLCVAAETTRGQLVAIPVREMRLARKLRVVYRQPASLSRAAQAFVTLVRESGTADHEPCA; encoded by the coding sequence GTGGAACTGTCTTACCTCGAAGTTTTCACTGCCGTCGTTGAGGAGAAGCATTTCTCCCGCGCGGCGACCCGCCTGGCGCGGACGCAGGCGGCCGTGAGCCAAACCATCAAAAAGCTCGAAAGTGATCTTGGCGCGGCACTCCTTGACCGAAACTCCAAGGGCGTCACGCCTACCCAAGCCGGCCGCCTCCTCTACGACTATGCCCGGCGGCTACTCGATCTACGCGACGAAACCCTGCACGCGATGCATCAACTCGATGCGCTCACTGCCGGGCGGCTGGTCATCGGAGCCAATGAACAAACCGTCACCTACATCCTGCCCTGGCTGGAACGCTTCATTCGAGCGCATCCGGGCGTGCAGGTCGAGGTCAAGCGGTGCCGGGCCAGCGACGTGCCATCCGAAGTGCTGCGGCACGGCGTTGAGCTGGGCGTCATCAGCTTCGCGCCGCCAGAGGACGGCTTGCGCGCCGTGACCATTGCCACCGATGCGGTGGCATTGGTCACGGCGCCGGAGCATCCACTTGCCGGGCGCGGCGAGGTCTCGATTCGGGAGCTGGGCCAGGAAGTCTTCATTGCGCACAACATTGTGTCGCGGTACCGGTTGCAAGTCGTTGAAGCCTTTGCCCGCCACCGCACGCCACTCCGCATCGCCGTTGAGTTGCCATCCATCGAGGCCATCAAACGCATGGTCGAAGCCGGGATTGGTGTCAGTATCCTCCCTCGCCTGTGTGTGGCGGCGGAAACCACGCGGGGGCAACTGGTGGCGATTCCAGTTCGGGAAATGCGCCTGGCCCGCAAGCTGCGCGTCGTCTATCGGCAACCGGCGTCGTTGTCACGAGCGGCGCAAGCGTTTGTTACGCTGGTGCGCGAGTCCGGCACGGCCGATCACGAACCATGCGCCTGA
- a CDS encoding response regulator, giving the protein MPPYTILIVDDESYIRDLLVSVLSLEYSVLTAEDGVEAFEAYRQHQDVIRCVITDLFMPRMDGEELIGRLHGENPDLPVILITALQDEARLNQLRERPNVTVMPKPFNLGQLRNTLRQSTVAQ; this is encoded by the coding sequence ATGCCGCCATACACGATTTTGATTGTGGACGATGAGTCGTACATCCGTGATTTGCTGGTTTCTGTGCTGAGTCTGGAATATAGCGTCCTCACTGCCGAGGATGGGGTTGAAGCCTTTGAGGCCTACAGGCAGCACCAGGATGTCATTCGGTGTGTGATTACCGACTTGTTCATGCCACGCATGGACGGCGAAGAACTCATCGGACGACTTCATGGTGAAAACCCTGACCTGCCCGTTATTCTCATCACAGCCCTCCAAGATGAAGCTCGACTCAATCAACTGCGCGAGCGCCCAAACGTAACAGTGATGCCCAAACCGTTTAACCTTGGGCAGTTACGTAATACGCTCCGCCAGTCCACGGTGGCCCAGTGA
- the dnaJ gene encoding molecular chaperone DnaJ, which translates to MATKRDYYEVLGVARNATETDIKKAYRRLAMKYHPDKNPGDTTAEEKFKEAAEAYAVLSDAEQRARYDRFGHAGVGAAAAGGFGGGFAGFQNFEDILGDLFGFGFGGGAGGRRTSQVQRGADLRYDLELTLEEAAKGVTTQIRVPRLETCDDCGGSGAAPGTAPETCPACGGLGQVRYQQGFFSVTRTCPQCRGVGRTIKDPCRTCRGEGRVRREKKIELKVPAGVDDGMRLRVGGEGESGLGGGPPGDLQVVIHIREHEIFERQDNNLLCQVSIDIAEAALGADIEVPLLEGQTSLKIPEGTQTGTTFRLRGKGITSLSGEVGDLFVVINVVTPTNLTREQRRLLEEFAALSPRGERRNSVRKSEERGFFDRVKDAIFGS; encoded by the coding sequence ATGGCAACTAAACGGGACTACTATGAAGTGCTGGGCGTCGCTCGCAATGCGACCGAAACAGACATCAAGAAAGCCTATCGCCGCTTGGCGATGAAGTATCACCCAGACAAAAATCCAGGTGACACCACCGCCGAAGAAAAATTCAAGGAAGCGGCTGAAGCCTATGCGGTTCTGTCGGATGCCGAGCAGCGCGCGCGCTACGACCGCTTCGGGCACGCTGGCGTCGGCGCGGCGGCGGCCGGCGGATTCGGGGGTGGGTTTGCCGGTTTCCAAAACTTCGAGGACATTTTAGGGGATCTTTTCGGATTCGGCTTTGGCGGTGGGGCCGGGGGACGGCGCACCAGCCAGGTCCAGCGCGGCGCCGACCTGCGCTACGACCTCGAACTGACACTCGAAGAGGCGGCCAAGGGCGTGACCACACAAATTCGCGTGCCGCGCCTAGAAACCTGCGATGATTGCGGCGGCAGTGGGGCCGCGCCTGGAACGGCGCCGGAGACCTGCCCGGCCTGTGGGGGACTCGGCCAGGTACGCTATCAACAGGGCTTCTTCAGTGTTACCCGAACTTGCCCGCAGTGCCGTGGCGTGGGGCGAACCATCAAAGACCCCTGCCGGACTTGCCGCGGCGAGGGCCGCGTGCGGCGAGAGAAGAAAATTGAACTCAAAGTCCCTGCCGGAGTTGACGACGGCATGCGCCTGCGCGTTGGCGGCGAAGGCGAGTCGGGGCTGGGTGGTGGGCCGCCGGGCGATTTGCAGGTTGTCATTCACATTCGTGAACACGAGATTTTTGAACGCCAGGATAACAACCTGCTCTGCCAAGTCTCGATTGATATCGCCGAAGCGGCGCTTGGCGCCGACATCGAAGTTCCGCTCCTCGAAGGTCAGACCAGCTTGAAAATACCCGAAGGCACCCAAACCGGGACGACCTTTCGGCTGCGTGGCAAGGGCATTACTTCCCTTTCAGGCGAGGTGGGAGACTTGTTTGTTGTCATCAATGTTGTCACCCCCACCAATCTCACCCGCGAGCAGCGGCGGCTCCTTGAAGAGTTCGCGGCACTCAGCCCCAGGGGTGAGCGTCGTAACAGCGTCCGCAAAAGCGAGGAAAGGGGCTTTTTTGACCGCGTCAAAGATGCCATCTTCGGTAGCTAA
- the dnaK gene encoding molecular chaperone DnaK, whose amino-acid sequence MGKVIGIDLGTTNCCVAVMEGGTTQIIPNKEGGRTTPSVVGFTDKGERLVGQIARRQAITNAANTIYAVKRLIGRKFNSPEVQRARETCPYEICESSNGDAWVRAQGRAYSPPEVSAIILQRLKASAEDFLGEPVEEAIITVPAYFDDFQRQATKDAGKIAGLNVQRIINEPTAAALAYGSGRRESERIAVYDLGGGTFDVSVLEMNDGVFEVLSTCGDSFLGGEDFDQRIIDWLIQEFLRESGIDLRADRLALQRLKEAAERAKCELSSTLEANINLPFIAADPATGPKHLNLNLTRAKFEELVKDLVERTVEPCQKALWDARLKPEDIDQVLLVGGQTRSPIIHECVKKIFGREPNASINPDEVVAIGASIQGGVFTGQVKDLVLLDVIPLSLGIEVRGGLFQKIVERNATIPVRKALTFTTVVDNQSSVEVHVLQGEREIAKGNRSLGKFELIGIPPAPRGVPQIEVSFEIDADGIVQVSARDKSTGLEQNMRVTPSSGLSPGEIANLIAEAQRNAESDRQMKELLLMQSRLDGLLQNTQRSFGEFGWMLAAEEQELVRETLTGAKEVLSIQDPAVVKQWLDALENAAQIITNAMFNAPTGDTPPPSETGGVKMLTE is encoded by the coding sequence ATGGGCAAAGTTATTGGCATAGACCTTGGCACAACTAACTGTTGCGTAGCCGTCATGGAAGGTGGCACAACGCAAATCATCCCCAATAAAGAGGGTGGCCGCACCACGCCATCGGTCGTTGGCTTTACCGACAAGGGTGAGCGGCTGGTGGGACAGATTGCGCGGCGGCAGGCCATTACCAATGCCGCCAACACCATCTATGCCGTCAAGCGGTTGATCGGTCGCAAGTTCAATTCACCGGAAGTCCAACGCGCCCGTGAGACCTGCCCTTACGAAATTTGTGAGTCTTCCAACGGGGATGCGTGGGTGCGCGCCCAGGGCCGTGCCTACAGCCCGCCCGAAGTTTCAGCCATCATTTTGCAGCGATTGAAAGCTTCGGCCGAAGACTTTCTTGGCGAACCGGTCGAAGAAGCCATCATTACCGTCCCGGCCTACTTTGATGACTTCCAGCGTCAAGCCACCAAAGACGCGGGCAAGATTGCCGGCCTCAACGTTCAGCGCATCATCAACGAGCCAACGGCAGCGGCACTGGCCTATGGATCGGGTCGCCGCGAATCGGAGCGCATCGCAGTCTATGACTTAGGCGGTGGCACGTTCGACGTCTCGGTGCTCGAAATGAATGACGGCGTATTTGAAGTCCTGTCAACGTGCGGTGACTCGTTTCTGGGCGGCGAGGACTTTGACCAACGCATCATCGACTGGCTCATCCAAGAATTCTTGCGCGAATCCGGCATTGACCTCCGCGCCGACCGGCTGGCCCTCCAGCGCCTGAAAGAAGCGGCCGAGCGGGCCAAGTGCGAGCTGTCATCCACCCTCGAAGCCAACATCAATCTGCCCTTCATCGCGGCCGATCCGGCGACCGGCCCCAAGCATCTCAACCTCAACCTCACCCGCGCCAAGTTTGAAGAGCTGGTCAAGGACTTGGTGGAACGCACCGTCGAGCCATGCCAAAAAGCGCTCTGGGATGCCCGGCTCAAGCCCGAAGACATTGACCAAGTGCTGCTCGTTGGTGGACAAACGCGCTCGCCGATCATTCATGAGTGCGTCAAGAAGATTTTCGGGCGCGAACCCAACGCGAGCATCAACCCCGATGAAGTCGTGGCTATTGGGGCATCCATTCAGGGCGGGGTCTTTACCGGCCAGGTCAAGGACTTGGTGCTGTTGGACGTGATTCCGCTCTCGCTCGGCATCGAAGTCCGTGGGGGACTCTTCCAAAAAATCGTCGAGCGCAATGCCACGATTCCAGTCCGCAAGGCATTGACCTTTACCACCGTTGTGGACAACCAATCGAGCGTCGAGGTTCATGTACTCCAGGGTGAGCGTGAAATCGCCAAGGGTAATCGCTCGTTGGGCAAGTTTGAGTTGATCGGGATTCCGCCAGCCCCCCGTGGTGTCCCGCAGATTGAAGTCTCGTTCGAGATTGATGCCGACGGGATCGTGCAAGTATCGGCGCGTGACAAGTCCACTGGACTTGAGCAAAACATGCGCGTTACCCCGTCGTCAGGTCTCTCGCCGGGCGAGATTGCCAACCTCATTGCCGAAGCCCAGCGCAACGCCGAAAGCGACCGCCAAATGAAGGAGCTGCTGCTGATGCAGAGTCGCCTGGATGGACTGCTGCAAAACACCCAGCGCTCCTTTGGTGAATTTGGCTGGATGCTGGCCGCCGAAGAACAAGAACTGGTCCGTGAAACGCTGACCGGCGCCAAGGAAGTGTTGAGCATCCAGGACCCGGCGGTTGTCAAGCAGTGGCTCGATGCGCTTGAAAATGCCGCTCAAATCATCACCAACGCCATGTTCAATGCGCCAACCGGGGATACGCCCCCACCATCCGAAACCGGCGGCGTAAAGATGTTGACGGAATGA